The following proteins are encoded in a genomic region of Chroicocephalus ridibundus chromosome 29, bChrRid1.1, whole genome shotgun sequence:
- the DNMT1 gene encoding DNA (cytosine-5)-methyltransferase 1 isoform X1 yields the protein MEGLAFPAPYSPPAIVPSARLPASPGWREGGGPRSPAAAEPFSGLATPLPVRRPRGTALARPDLSPSAVERHRSSGCMAVLKSRLRDLERDEDSLSEKECVKEKLSLIHGFLQADVQNQLSELEAKLHCEELSEERYLAKVKALLHQELSAENGDAASPVQASNGCSKNGAYGSDEDSERAGPDGEEDSAMEMEEAAASSSSSSSVPVPRARKARRSRSNGESKKSPASSRATRSSGRQPSILSMFSKGSNKRKSEEVNGEAKQEAMSVEKEEEELEEKEQDEKRIKIETKEGSEIKDEITQVKTTTPAKTTPPKCVDCRQYLDDPDLKFFQGDPDDALEEPEMLTDERLSIFDANEDGFESYEDLPQHKVTSFSVYDKRGHLCPFDTGLIERNIELYFSGAVKPIYDDNPCLDGGVRAKKLGPINAWWITGFDGGEKALIGFTTAFADYILMEPSEEYAPIFALMQEKIYMSKIVVEFLQNNRDVSYEDLLNKIETTVPPAGLNFNRFTEDSLLRHAQFVVEQVESYDEAGDSDEPPVLITPCMRDLIKLAGVTLGKRRAVRRQAIRHPTKIDKDKGPTKATTTKLVYLIFDTFFSEQIEKDEREDDKENAMKRRRCGVCEVCQQPECGKCKACQNMVKFGGSGRSKQACLQRRCPNLAVREADEDEEVDDNIPEMPSPKKMLQGRKKKQNKSRISWVGEPIKSDGKKDYYQRVCIDSETLEVGDCVSVSPDDPTKPLYLARVTAMWEDSSGQMFHAHWFCPGSDTVLGATSDPLELFLVDECEDMQLSYIHGKVKVIYKAPSENWSMEQGGLDMEIKMVEDDGRTYFYQMWYDQEYARFESPPKTQPTEDNKYKFCMSCTRLDEVRHKEIPKVAEPLEEGDGKMFYAMATKNGVQYRVGDGVYLLPEAFSFSMKPASPAKRPKKEAVDEELHPEHYRKYSEYIKGSNLDAPDPYRVGRIKEIFCNIRSNGKPNEADIKLRIYKFYRPENTHKSMKASYHADINLLYWSDEETTVDFRAVQGRCTVVYGEDLTESIQDYSAGGLDRFYFLEAYNAKTKSFEDPPNHARSSGNKGKGKGKGKGKGKGKSSVSCEQSEQEPAELKLPKLRTLDVFSGCGGLSEGFHQAGVSETLWAIEMWEPAAQAFRLNNPGTTVFTEDCNVLLKLVMSGEKTNSLGQKLPQKGDVEMLCGGPPCQGFSGMNRFNSRTYSKFKNSLVVSFLSYCDYYRPRFFLLENVRNFVSFKRSMVLKLTLRCLVRMGYQCTFGVLQAGQYGVAQTRRRAIVLAAAPGEKLPMFPEPLHVFAPRACQLSVVVDDKKFVSNITRTYSGPFRTITVRDTMSDLPEVRNGASALEISYNGEPQSWFQRQIRGSQYQPILRDHICKDMSALVAARMRHIPLAPGSDWRDLPNIEVRLSDGTTTRKLRYTHHEKKNGRSSSGALRGVCSCAEGKPCDPADRQFNTLIPWCLPHTGNRHNHWAGLYGRLEWDGFFSTTVTNPEPMGKQGRVLHPEQHRVVSVRECARSQGFPDTYRLFGNILDKHRQVGNAVPPPLAKAIGLEIKSCMLAKLREDTADLSALEKMETVEKMEIMETAD from the exons GAGTGCGTCAAGGAGAAGCTGAGCCTCATCCATGGCTTCCTCCAAGCCGACGTCCAGAACCAGTTGAGCGAACTGGAAGCCAAACTCCACTGCGAGGAGCTGTCGGAG GAGAGGTACCTGGCAAAGGTGAAGGCCCTGCTGCACCAAGAGCTCTCGGCGGAGAACGGGGACGCGGCGTCGCCGGTGCAGGCGTCCAACGGGTGCTCCAAAAATGGCGCCTACGGGAGCGACGAGGACTCGGAGCGAGCGGGACCCGATGGGGAAGAAGACAGTGCCATGGAGATGGAGGAAGCAGCCGCCTCGTCCTCATCCTCTTCGTCCGTCCCCGTGCCGCGGGCTCGCAAGGCCAGGAGGAGCCGATCCAACGGGGAAAGCAAAA AGTCTCCCGCCAGTTCCCGGGCCACTCGGAGCTCCGGCCGGCAACCGTCCATCCTGAGCATGTTCTCCAAAGG GTCCAACAAACGGAAATCGGAGGAGGTGAACGGGGAAGCGAAGCAGGAGGCCATGAGcgtggagaaggaggaagaggagctggaggagaag gaacaagatgagaaaaggaTTAAAATCGAAACCAAAGAAGG GTCAGAGATAAAAGATGAAATTACTCAGGTTAAAACCACAACACCTGCGAAA ACCACCCCTCCCAAGTGCGTCGACTGCAGACAGTACCTCGACGATCCTGACCTCAAATTCTTCCAAGGGGATCCCGACGATGCC CTGGAGGAGCCCGAAATGCTGACGGACGAGCGCTTGTCCATCTTCGACGCGAACGAAGACGGCTTTGAGAGCTACGAGGACCTGCCGCAGCACAAAGTCACCTCGTTTAG CGTCTACGACAAGCGAGGTCACTTGTGCCCCTTCGACACCGGCCTGATCGAGAGGAACATCGAGCTGTATTTCAGCGGTGCCGTGAAGCCCATCTACGACGATAACCCTTGCCTGGACG GTGGGGTGAGAGCCAAGAAGTTGGGACCCATCAACGCCTGGTGGATCACGGGGTTCGACGGAGGGGAGAAGGCTTTGATCGGCTTCACCACAG CCTTCGCGGATTACATCCTGATGGAGCCCAGCGAGGAGTACGCTCCCATCTTCGCCCTCATGCAAGAGAAGATCTACATGAGCAAAATCGTCGTGGAGTTCCTGCAGAACAACCGCGACGTCAGCTACGAGGATCTGCTCAATAAAATCGAG ACCACCGTACCTCCCGCGGGGCTCAACTTCAACCGCTTCACAGAAGACTCGCTCCTGCGACATGCCCAGTTCGTGGTGGAGCAGGTGGAAAGCTACGACGAAGCCGGCGACAGCGACGAACCCCCCGTCCTCATCACGCCCTGCATGAGGGACTTGATCAAATTGGCCGGTGTCACCCTGGGGAAGAG GCGAGCTGTCAGGCGGCAAGCCATCCGGCACCCTACCAAAATAGACAAGGACAAGGGTCCCACCAAAGCCACCACCACCAAGCTGGTGTACCTCATCTTCGACACCTTCTTCTCGGAGCAGATCGAGAAGGATGAGAGGGAAGACGACAAGGAGAACGCCATGAAGCGCCGGCGCTGCGGCGTTTGCGAG gtCTGCCAGCAGCCCGAGTGCGGGAAGTGCAAGGCTTGCCAAAACATGGTGAAGTTTGGGGGCAGCGGACGGAGCAAACAGGCTTGTTTGCAGAGAAG gtgtcccaaCCTTGCTGTCCGGGAAGCTGATGAGGACGAGGAGGTGGACGACAACATCCCCGAGATGCCGTCACCCAAGAAgatgctgcagggcaggaagaagaAGCAGAACAAGAGTCGTATCTCCTGGGTGGGGGAACCCATTAAG agcgaTGGGAAGAAGGACTACTACCAGAGGGTCTGCATTGACTCGGAGACCCTGGAGGTGGGAGACTGCGTCTCTGTCAGCCCCGATGATCCCACCAAGCCCCTCTACCTCGCCAG GGTGACAGCCATGTGGGAGGACAGCAGTGGCCAGATGTTCCACGCGCACTGGTTCTGCCCCGGCTCGGACACTGTCCTGGGGGCCACCTCTGACCCCCTGGAGCTCTTCTTGGTGGATGAGTGCGAGGACATGCAGCTCTCCTACATCCATGGCAAAGTCAAAGTGATTTACAAGGCACCTTCGGAGAACTGGTCCATGGAG CAGGGCGGGCTGGACATGGAGATCAAGATGGTGGAAGACGACGGAAGAACTTATTTTTATCAGATGTGGTACGACCAGGAGTACGCTCGGTTTGAATCCCCACCGAAAACTCAGCCCACCGAAGACAACAAATACAA GTTCTGCATGAGCTGCACGCGCCTGGACGAGGTGAGGCACAAGGAGATCCCCAAAGTGGCTGAGCCCCTGGAGGAAGGGGATGGCAAGATGTTCTACGCCATGGCCACTAAGAACGGAGTGCAGTACAGGGTGGGAGACGGCGTCTACCTCCTGCCAGAAGCCTTTTCCTTCAG catGAAACCCGCCAGCCCAGCCAAGCGCCCCAAAAAGGAGGCGGTGGACGAGGAGCTGCACCCGGAGCACTACCGCAAGTACTCGGAGTACATCAAGGGCAGCAACCTGGATGCCCCCGACCCTTACCGCGTGGGCCGCATCAAAGAGATCTTCTGCAACATCCGCAGCAACGGCAAACCCAACGAGGCCGACATCAAACTGCGCATCTACAAGTTCTACAG acCTGAAAACACGCACAAGTCCATGAAAGCCAGCTACCACGCAGACATCAACCTCCTGTACTGGAGCGACGAGGAGACGACGGTCGACTTCCGCGCTGTGCAGGGCCGTTGCACGGTGGTGTACGGGGAGGATCTGACGGAGAGCATCCAGGATTATTCCGCCGGTGGGCTCGACCGCTTCTACTTCTTGgag GCTTACAACGCAAAAACCAAGAGCTTTGAAGATCCTCCCAACCACGCTCGGAGCTCGGGCAataaagggaaggggaagggcaaaGGGAAAG GCAAAGGCAAAGGGAAGTCGTCGGTGAGCTGCGAGCAAAGCGAGCAGGAGCCGGCCGAGCTGAAGCTCCCCAAGCTGCGCACCCTGGATGTCTTCTCTGGCTGCGGAGGGCTGTCCGAGGGCTTCCACCAGGCAG GCGTGTCGGAGACGCTCTGGGCCATCGAGATGTGGGAACCGGCCGCCCAGGCTTTCCGGCTGAACAATCCCGGCACTACTGTCTTCACGGAGGATTGTAACGTCCTGCTGAAGCTGGTCATGTCCGGCGAGAAGACCAACTCGCTGGGGCAGAAGCTGCCGCAGAAAGGGGATGTGGAGATGCTGTGCGGTGGTCCCCCCTGCCAGGGCTTCAGTGGCATGAACCGCTTCAACTCCCGCACCTACTCCAAGTTCAAGAACTCCCTGGTGGTCTCCTTCCTCAG CTACTGCGACTACTACAGACCGCGGTTCTTCCTTCTGGAGAACGTCAGGAACTTTGTGTCCTTCAAGCGTTCCATGGTGCTGAAGCTCACTCTGCGCTGCCTTGTCCGCATGGGTTACCAGTGCACCTTCGGGGTCCTACAG GCTGGCCAGTACGGCGTGGCCCAGACGCGGCGGAGAGCCATCGTCCTTGCCGCAGCTCCTGGCGAGAAGCTGCCCATGTTCCCCGAGCCTTTGCACGTGTTTGCACCCCGTGCCTGTCAGCTGAGCGTTGTGGTGGACGACAAGAAGTTCGTTAGCAATATCACCCG gacATATTCCGGCCCCTTCCGCACCATCACCGTGCGGGACACCATGTCGGACCTGCCGGAGGTCAGGAACGGTGCCTCTGCCCTGGAGATCTCCTACAACGGAGAGCCCCAGTCCTGGTTTCAGCGGCAGATCCGGGGCTCCCAGTATCAGCCCATCCTCAGGGACCATATCTGCAAG GACATGAGTGCCCTGGTCGCAGCCCGGATGAGACACATCCCCTTGGCCCCGGGTTCCGATTGGCGTGACCTGCCCAACATCGAGGTGCGGCTGTCGGACGGCACGACCACGCGCAAGCTGCGATACACGCACCACGAGAAGAAAAACGGCCGCAGCAGCTCCGGGGCGCTGCGGGGGGTCTGCTCCTGCGCCGAAG GCAAGCCCTGCGACCCCGCGGACCGGCAATTCAACACCCTCATCCCCTGGTGCCTGCCCCATACCGGCAACCGACACAACCACTGGGCTGGGCTCTACGGGCGCCTGGAGTGGGACGGCTTCTTCAGCACCACCGTCACCAACCCTGAGCCCATGGGCAAGCAG GGTCGGGTACTGCACCCAGAGCAGCACCGGGTGGTGAGCGTGAGGGAGTGCGCCCGCTCCCAGGGCTTTCCCGACACCTATCGCCTCTTCGGGAACATCCTTGACAAGCACAGACAG GTCGGTAACGCAGTGCCTCCTCCTCTAGCCAAAGCCATCGGGCTGGAGATCAAGTCGTGCATGTTGGCGAAGCTGAGGGAAGACACGGCGG ACCTCAGCGCCCTGGAGAAGATGGAGACCGTGGAGAAGATGGAGATCATGGAAACCGCCGACTGA
- the DNMT1 gene encoding DNA (cytosine-5)-methyltransferase 1 isoform X3 has protein sequence MPARAAPLPPAPLPAELRRRLRDLERDEDSLSEKECVKEKLSLIHGFLQADVQNQLSELEAKLHCEELSEERYLAKVKALLHQELSAENGDAASPVQASNGCSKNGAYGSDEDSERAGPDGEEDSAMEMEEAAASSSSSSSVPVPRARKARRSRSNGESKKSPASSRATRSSGRQPSILSMFSKGSNKRKSEEVNGEAKQEAMSVEKEEEELEEKEQDEKRIKIETKEGSEIKDEITQVKTTTPAKTTPPKCVDCRQYLDDPDLKFFQGDPDDALEEPEMLTDERLSIFDANEDGFESYEDLPQHKVTSFSVYDKRGHLCPFDTGLIERNIELYFSGAVKPIYDDNPCLDGGVRAKKLGPINAWWITGFDGGEKALIGFTTAFADYILMEPSEEYAPIFALMQEKIYMSKIVVEFLQNNRDVSYEDLLNKIETTVPPAGLNFNRFTEDSLLRHAQFVVEQVESYDEAGDSDEPPVLITPCMRDLIKLAGVTLGKRRAVRRQAIRHPTKIDKDKGPTKATTTKLVYLIFDTFFSEQIEKDEREDDKENAMKRRRCGVCEVCQQPECGKCKACQNMVKFGGSGRSKQACLQRRCPNLAVREADEDEEVDDNIPEMPSPKKMLQGRKKKQNKSRISWVGEPIKSDGKKDYYQRVCIDSETLEVGDCVSVSPDDPTKPLYLARVTAMWEDSSGQMFHAHWFCPGSDTVLGATSDPLELFLVDECEDMQLSYIHGKVKVIYKAPSENWSMEQGGLDMEIKMVEDDGRTYFYQMWYDQEYARFESPPKTQPTEDNKYKFCMSCTRLDEVRHKEIPKVAEPLEEGDGKMFYAMATKNGVQYRVGDGVYLLPEAFSFSMKPASPAKRPKKEAVDEELHPEHYRKYSEYIKGSNLDAPDPYRVGRIKEIFCNIRSNGKPNEADIKLRIYKFYRPENTHKSMKASYHADINLLYWSDEETTVDFRAVQGRCTVVYGEDLTESIQDYSAGGLDRFYFLEAYNAKTKSFEDPPNHARSSGNKGKGKGKGKGKGKGKSSVSCEQSEQEPAELKLPKLRTLDVFSGCGGLSEGFHQAGVSETLWAIEMWEPAAQAFRLNNPGTTVFTEDCNVLLKLVMSGEKTNSLGQKLPQKGDVEMLCGGPPCQGFSGMNRFNSRTYSKFKNSLVVSFLSYCDYYRPRFFLLENVRNFVSFKRSMVLKLTLRCLVRMGYQCTFGVLQAGQYGVAQTRRRAIVLAAAPGEKLPMFPEPLHVFAPRACQLSVVVDDKKFVSNITRTYSGPFRTITVRDTMSDLPEVRNGASALEISYNGEPQSWFQRQIRGSQYQPILRDHICKDMSALVAARMRHIPLAPGSDWRDLPNIEVRLSDGTTTRKLRYTHHEKKNGRSSSGALRGVCSCAEGKPCDPADRQFNTLIPWCLPHTGNRHNHWAGLYGRLEWDGFFSTTVTNPEPMGKQGRVLHPEQHRVVSVRECARSQGFPDTYRLFGNILDKHRQVGNAVPPPLAKAIGLEIKSCMLAKLREDTADLSALEKMETVEKMEIMETAD, from the exons GAGTGCGTCAAGGAGAAGCTGAGCCTCATCCATGGCTTCCTCCAAGCCGACGTCCAGAACCAGTTGAGCGAACTGGAAGCCAAACTCCACTGCGAGGAGCTGTCGGAG GAGAGGTACCTGGCAAAGGTGAAGGCCCTGCTGCACCAAGAGCTCTCGGCGGAGAACGGGGACGCGGCGTCGCCGGTGCAGGCGTCCAACGGGTGCTCCAAAAATGGCGCCTACGGGAGCGACGAGGACTCGGAGCGAGCGGGACCCGATGGGGAAGAAGACAGTGCCATGGAGATGGAGGAAGCAGCCGCCTCGTCCTCATCCTCTTCGTCCGTCCCCGTGCCGCGGGCTCGCAAGGCCAGGAGGAGCCGATCCAACGGGGAAAGCAAAA AGTCTCCCGCCAGTTCCCGGGCCACTCGGAGCTCCGGCCGGCAACCGTCCATCCTGAGCATGTTCTCCAAAGG GTCCAACAAACGGAAATCGGAGGAGGTGAACGGGGAAGCGAAGCAGGAGGCCATGAGcgtggagaaggaggaagaggagctggaggagaag gaacaagatgagaaaaggaTTAAAATCGAAACCAAAGAAGG GTCAGAGATAAAAGATGAAATTACTCAGGTTAAAACCACAACACCTGCGAAA ACCACCCCTCCCAAGTGCGTCGACTGCAGACAGTACCTCGACGATCCTGACCTCAAATTCTTCCAAGGGGATCCCGACGATGCC CTGGAGGAGCCCGAAATGCTGACGGACGAGCGCTTGTCCATCTTCGACGCGAACGAAGACGGCTTTGAGAGCTACGAGGACCTGCCGCAGCACAAAGTCACCTCGTTTAG CGTCTACGACAAGCGAGGTCACTTGTGCCCCTTCGACACCGGCCTGATCGAGAGGAACATCGAGCTGTATTTCAGCGGTGCCGTGAAGCCCATCTACGACGATAACCCTTGCCTGGACG GTGGGGTGAGAGCCAAGAAGTTGGGACCCATCAACGCCTGGTGGATCACGGGGTTCGACGGAGGGGAGAAGGCTTTGATCGGCTTCACCACAG CCTTCGCGGATTACATCCTGATGGAGCCCAGCGAGGAGTACGCTCCCATCTTCGCCCTCATGCAAGAGAAGATCTACATGAGCAAAATCGTCGTGGAGTTCCTGCAGAACAACCGCGACGTCAGCTACGAGGATCTGCTCAATAAAATCGAG ACCACCGTACCTCCCGCGGGGCTCAACTTCAACCGCTTCACAGAAGACTCGCTCCTGCGACATGCCCAGTTCGTGGTGGAGCAGGTGGAAAGCTACGACGAAGCCGGCGACAGCGACGAACCCCCCGTCCTCATCACGCCCTGCATGAGGGACTTGATCAAATTGGCCGGTGTCACCCTGGGGAAGAG GCGAGCTGTCAGGCGGCAAGCCATCCGGCACCCTACCAAAATAGACAAGGACAAGGGTCCCACCAAAGCCACCACCACCAAGCTGGTGTACCTCATCTTCGACACCTTCTTCTCGGAGCAGATCGAGAAGGATGAGAGGGAAGACGACAAGGAGAACGCCATGAAGCGCCGGCGCTGCGGCGTTTGCGAG gtCTGCCAGCAGCCCGAGTGCGGGAAGTGCAAGGCTTGCCAAAACATGGTGAAGTTTGGGGGCAGCGGACGGAGCAAACAGGCTTGTTTGCAGAGAAG gtgtcccaaCCTTGCTGTCCGGGAAGCTGATGAGGACGAGGAGGTGGACGACAACATCCCCGAGATGCCGTCACCCAAGAAgatgctgcagggcaggaagaagaAGCAGAACAAGAGTCGTATCTCCTGGGTGGGGGAACCCATTAAG agcgaTGGGAAGAAGGACTACTACCAGAGGGTCTGCATTGACTCGGAGACCCTGGAGGTGGGAGACTGCGTCTCTGTCAGCCCCGATGATCCCACCAAGCCCCTCTACCTCGCCAG GGTGACAGCCATGTGGGAGGACAGCAGTGGCCAGATGTTCCACGCGCACTGGTTCTGCCCCGGCTCGGACACTGTCCTGGGGGCCACCTCTGACCCCCTGGAGCTCTTCTTGGTGGATGAGTGCGAGGACATGCAGCTCTCCTACATCCATGGCAAAGTCAAAGTGATTTACAAGGCACCTTCGGAGAACTGGTCCATGGAG CAGGGCGGGCTGGACATGGAGATCAAGATGGTGGAAGACGACGGAAGAACTTATTTTTATCAGATGTGGTACGACCAGGAGTACGCTCGGTTTGAATCCCCACCGAAAACTCAGCCCACCGAAGACAACAAATACAA GTTCTGCATGAGCTGCACGCGCCTGGACGAGGTGAGGCACAAGGAGATCCCCAAAGTGGCTGAGCCCCTGGAGGAAGGGGATGGCAAGATGTTCTACGCCATGGCCACTAAGAACGGAGTGCAGTACAGGGTGGGAGACGGCGTCTACCTCCTGCCAGAAGCCTTTTCCTTCAG catGAAACCCGCCAGCCCAGCCAAGCGCCCCAAAAAGGAGGCGGTGGACGAGGAGCTGCACCCGGAGCACTACCGCAAGTACTCGGAGTACATCAAGGGCAGCAACCTGGATGCCCCCGACCCTTACCGCGTGGGCCGCATCAAAGAGATCTTCTGCAACATCCGCAGCAACGGCAAACCCAACGAGGCCGACATCAAACTGCGCATCTACAAGTTCTACAG acCTGAAAACACGCACAAGTCCATGAAAGCCAGCTACCACGCAGACATCAACCTCCTGTACTGGAGCGACGAGGAGACGACGGTCGACTTCCGCGCTGTGCAGGGCCGTTGCACGGTGGTGTACGGGGAGGATCTGACGGAGAGCATCCAGGATTATTCCGCCGGTGGGCTCGACCGCTTCTACTTCTTGgag GCTTACAACGCAAAAACCAAGAGCTTTGAAGATCCTCCCAACCACGCTCGGAGCTCGGGCAataaagggaaggggaagggcaaaGGGAAAG GCAAAGGCAAAGGGAAGTCGTCGGTGAGCTGCGAGCAAAGCGAGCAGGAGCCGGCCGAGCTGAAGCTCCCCAAGCTGCGCACCCTGGATGTCTTCTCTGGCTGCGGAGGGCTGTCCGAGGGCTTCCACCAGGCAG GCGTGTCGGAGACGCTCTGGGCCATCGAGATGTGGGAACCGGCCGCCCAGGCTTTCCGGCTGAACAATCCCGGCACTACTGTCTTCACGGAGGATTGTAACGTCCTGCTGAAGCTGGTCATGTCCGGCGAGAAGACCAACTCGCTGGGGCAGAAGCTGCCGCAGAAAGGGGATGTGGAGATGCTGTGCGGTGGTCCCCCCTGCCAGGGCTTCAGTGGCATGAACCGCTTCAACTCCCGCACCTACTCCAAGTTCAAGAACTCCCTGGTGGTCTCCTTCCTCAG CTACTGCGACTACTACAGACCGCGGTTCTTCCTTCTGGAGAACGTCAGGAACTTTGTGTCCTTCAAGCGTTCCATGGTGCTGAAGCTCACTCTGCGCTGCCTTGTCCGCATGGGTTACCAGTGCACCTTCGGGGTCCTACAG GCTGGCCAGTACGGCGTGGCCCAGACGCGGCGGAGAGCCATCGTCCTTGCCGCAGCTCCTGGCGAGAAGCTGCCCATGTTCCCCGAGCCTTTGCACGTGTTTGCACCCCGTGCCTGTCAGCTGAGCGTTGTGGTGGACGACAAGAAGTTCGTTAGCAATATCACCCG gacATATTCCGGCCCCTTCCGCACCATCACCGTGCGGGACACCATGTCGGACCTGCCGGAGGTCAGGAACGGTGCCTCTGCCCTGGAGATCTCCTACAACGGAGAGCCCCAGTCCTGGTTTCAGCGGCAGATCCGGGGCTCCCAGTATCAGCCCATCCTCAGGGACCATATCTGCAAG GACATGAGTGCCCTGGTCGCAGCCCGGATGAGACACATCCCCTTGGCCCCGGGTTCCGATTGGCGTGACCTGCCCAACATCGAGGTGCGGCTGTCGGACGGCACGACCACGCGCAAGCTGCGATACACGCACCACGAGAAGAAAAACGGCCGCAGCAGCTCCGGGGCGCTGCGGGGGGTCTGCTCCTGCGCCGAAG GCAAGCCCTGCGACCCCGCGGACCGGCAATTCAACACCCTCATCCCCTGGTGCCTGCCCCATACCGGCAACCGACACAACCACTGGGCTGGGCTCTACGGGCGCCTGGAGTGGGACGGCTTCTTCAGCACCACCGTCACCAACCCTGAGCCCATGGGCAAGCAG GGTCGGGTACTGCACCCAGAGCAGCACCGGGTGGTGAGCGTGAGGGAGTGCGCCCGCTCCCAGGGCTTTCCCGACACCTATCGCCTCTTCGGGAACATCCTTGACAAGCACAGACAG GTCGGTAACGCAGTGCCTCCTCCTCTAGCCAAAGCCATCGGGCTGGAGATCAAGTCGTGCATGTTGGCGAAGCTGAGGGAAGACACGGCGG ACCTCAGCGCCCTGGAGAAGATGGAGACCGTGGAGAAGATGGAGATCATGGAAACCGCCGACTGA